Proteins found in one Thermoanaerobaculia bacterium genomic segment:
- a CDS encoding FxLYD domain-containing protein, whose translation MPKTLRTALLTATNLAFGLAVLSTAGPLQADWLVTRDGARIETKGAWKVDGRRVLFTVPNGTLSMIRTDEVDLDQSALVTTQAREAPVAPVPVVKEKKEPVLRLTEKDIPPVSAAALADDEAARAAGIPGKEGDVDSAQEAATSPLEVISWEKTENATGDGLEIFGTMKNGSPNIVTTPTLMVAIYDADGGLLATNNGEVNSPQIQPGKTANFRVAFPGVPDFASVKFDAQGRGYKPRVENAGVDETEPAEYEDPAEMPTGDESATDFETEEPPSE comes from the coding sequence ATGCCGAAGACTCTTCGCACCGCGCTGTTGACGGCGACGAACCTCGCTTTCGGACTGGCCGTTCTCTCGACGGCTGGCCCGTTGCAGGCCGACTGGCTGGTAACCCGAGACGGCGCCCGCATCGAGACCAAGGGCGCCTGGAAGGTGGACGGCCGGCGGGTCCTCTTCACCGTGCCGAACGGCACGCTGTCGATGATCCGCACCGACGAGGTCGATCTCGACCAGAGCGCCCTCGTGACCACCCAGGCCAGGGAGGCGCCGGTGGCTCCGGTGCCGGTCGTGAAGGAGAAGAAGGAGCCGGTCCTGCGCCTGACCGAAAAGGACATTCCACCGGTCAGCGCGGCGGCGCTCGCGGACGACGAAGCTGCCAGGGCCGCCGGTATACCTGGCAAGGAGGGCGACGTCGACTCGGCCCAGGAGGCGGCGACGTCGCCGCTCGAGGTGATCTCGTGGGAGAAGACCGAGAACGCCACCGGCGACGGCCTCGAGATCTTCGGTACGATGAAGAACGGCAGCCCGAATATCGTCACGACGCCGACCCTGATGGTGGCGATCTACGACGCCGACGGGGGTCTCCTCGCGACGAACAACGGCGAGGTCAACTCGCCGCAGATCCAGCCCGGCAAGACCGCCAACTTCCGGGTCGCCTTCCCGGGCGTCCCCGACTTCGCCTCGGTGAAGTTCGATGCCCAGGGGCGGGGATACAAGCCGCGGGTCGAGAATGCCGGCGTCGACGAGACGGAGCCGGCGGAGTACGAAGATCCCGCCGAGATGCCGACCGGCGACGAATCCGCCACCGACTTCGAGACCGAAGAGCCGCCGTCCGAGTAA